The sequence below is a genomic window from Brettanomyces bruxellensis chromosome 9, complete sequence.
GCTGTGCGCTAATCATAACATGAAAACTATATAAAGAGTTGTAATTACATGTTTAAGAAGATTCAATCAATTAGGAGAAGCAAAATCTGAAGCCATTTCAATCAGCACGACCATTAAACATCAAGACACAAAAGTATCTGAGCCCACAATGTTGGCATCCTTATTATTTGCTACTCTCGTTCAACTTGCAGAGGCATCCCCTATTGGcctaaatatatttgaaaaaagggGATTGGTTGCAGAATCCAAATGTCCTGATTGGAACTTTGATTGGAAATGTACACAGGGTAATTATCCATGTGCAACGTCCTCTGTTTCCAATGTCATTGCCTTAGGTAACAATGAATACCAAGTGACTTTCAACTTTGATGCTGATGGTTGTGCAGATCTTTCAAACTTGGGAGAATTGAAAGTGATTTCCCTTGATTCACCAAATGGGAATGAGGatcttttgttttcaagAAACTCAAACAAGATTACGAATATCGATCCATGTCACTGGTCGGCTACATTCGTACTTTATGGAGAAGATTATGGTGACTACATCTGTACACCATCATTTCAGGTTCAGTATGATTGGTTTTCTGGCAATGGCGTCTCAACTAGTGAAGAATCCTCCTGGAAATACACAGGTTCGTATGATTATCTCGTTGGTTGTAATGGTGATAATCAAGGACATTCAAATGCTGACTTCCCTCAGTACTGTTGGTCACCTTCCTCGGATACATCAAGTTCTTCTAGTTCCTCTACAACCACCACAACTAGTTCtacttcatcaacaacatcaacttcatccaCTACATCAACTAGTTTAAGGACTACTTCGACTTCATCTACCTCTTCAACTACCACTCCATCTACTTCAACTACTTTGAGCTCATCTACCGCATCAACTAGTACTTCATCTACTTCAACTTCCTTGAGCTCATCTACTTCATCAAGTACTACTTCATCTACTTCAACTTCCTCGAGCTCATCCACCTCATCAACTACTACtccatcaacttcaactaCTTTGACTTCATCTAcctcatcaacttcatccaCTACATCAACTACTTCGAGCTCATCTACCTTATCAAGTACCACTCCATCCGCTTCGTCTACTTCATCGACTACTAGTTCAACTACCActccatcttcttcaagtaCTTCGAGCTCATTATCTACATCCACTACATTAACTAGTTTAAGTACTACTTCGACTTCGTCTACCTCTTCAACTACTACTTCATCTGCGTTAACTTCCTCGAGCTCATCTACCTCATCAACTACTACTTCAACTACTTCAACTACTTCGAGCTCGCCCACCTCATCAAGTACTACTCCATCTACCTCATCAACAAAGACTACTTTGAGTACAACTTCTACTTCGagttcatcattttcttcgACTACTAGTTCGACCACTTCTCCATCCACTTTGTCCACTTCATCGACTACTAGTTCGACCACTTCTCCATCCACTTTGTCCACTTCATCGACTACTAGTTCAACTACCATTCCATCTACCTCATCAGCAAAAAATACTTCCAGTACAGACTCATCCACTTCGTCGACTACTAGTTTGAGTACTACTTTATCCACTGCATCTACGAAATCTAGTGTGAGTACCACTTCCACATCATCGATCTCATCGACTACTATTTCGACTACTACATCATCCACTTCATTCACCACTAGTTTGAGTAGTACTTCCACTTTGAGCTTTATTACAAGTTCAAGCACCAGTCCATCAATTTTATCtacatcatcatcatttaaTTCCACCATCCCAACTACTAGTTGCGATACATTATCCAGCTCCTCAAAGTTGTCATCGGGCACCTCAGTTACTTCAGTTCCAACAACTTCTAGCACATTGTCTACAACAAATTCAGGTAACTTCTCATTAGGTTCCTCCACCATATTGAGCACTTCTAAGTTGCATTCATCGGCTTCTTCGGCATCATTGAGATTTTCCTCAAGTGAATCAACGATTTCTTCTGGTTATCTCACATCGACTACGCAAGCAACATTTTTGACTACGGTCACTGTTCCTTGCTCAACTTTGATCACGACAACAACGTGTACCTTGAACATATGTACTAGCTACGAGACGGCAGTTTCTACCAATAAGGTTGTCACCTTGGAAAGATCATCTGTTTTGCCTTCGAAATCTGTTAGTAAgttatcatcatcgtccATCACTGATGTTGTTCCAGCTACATCTTCGTCGGCATCTTCGAACTCAGTCTCAAAAGATCGCGAGACAACTTTCTTTACTACAGTGACTATTCCTTGCTCGACATTGATCACAACTACTACATGCACATTGAACAAATGTACCGCTTACCCAACAACtgtttcaacaaattctgTTGTCATTTCAGAAACAACTTCTAAGTTGCCTTTAGAAACTGCTTCTGAGCCAGCCACCTTGGTCACAAGCACAAAATTACCTGAAGAACCTAAATCCCAGACACCTTCTTCAGCTTCCACTACTGCAACTGTTTGCTCTGGAGAAACATGTTCAACTGCTCCAATTTCTCGTACTTCAAAGACTTCTGCAACAGAGTCAACGATAACGAGCAGTTCTTCCTCCGTGCACTCCACAGTTCAGTCAACTGCAAGCTCAACTTCGATTTCTGTGGCAATCCACAGTGCCATTCCATCTGCTTCTGTGTTTGTTGGAGGTGCCGGAACGTACACTCCAAACGTTTTTGTCGCATTTGTCATCAGTGCTATAGCATTTGTTATTTAAGTATGCAGATCTTTGCTGAAGCCCGAGCACTGAGCAATAATGTTCAAGAGCCACATctatttttgcattttcacGTTCTAGATTCATTTTCGTACTTTTTATTCTCATGCATTGGGCGCATTCGCTCGATGCTTCTGCGTTTCCTGTCTTTAATAATTTCAATATATGTAATTAGTTAAATTCTAATATAGTTACAAATTTTAGAACAAAGTCAAAAACATAAAACATTATATAAAACAGAATAGTTATGTACCATTGCAATTTCCGAATATTGGACTACTATTATATATGATACTTAATGAAATATACCAATATGacattttaaaaaatacaaaCCAACTGAATGAATAAGGTTTCAATAAACTTttaacattttcaaaaatcttTTAATAGAGGTTTCGCTAGGGACTCTGTTCATTAATAACGTACTAACCCTTTTCCCCATGTGTTTTTCATCACAATCGTAATAATTCACCATAATTTAATTCCTAGTGAAGGTGTTGATTCAGTCGACACAGGAAACTTCATACCTCAGATATACAACATGGAGAAGCGTCGTTTAATAGACGCACTACTAATACCtaaatattccaaaaacAGAACGCGATAATCCGCAAAGATAAAAAACTTCTACCGGGACCAGTATAATACGTTTAAGTATGATATATATGCTATCCAGCATCCTTTTCAATTGCAA
It includes:
- a CDS encoding uncharacterized protein (SECRETED:SignalP(1-16)) encodes the protein MLASLLFATLVQLAEASPIGLNIFEKRGLVAESKCPDWNFDWKCTQGNYPCATSSVSNVIALGNNEYQVTFNFDADGCADLSNLGELKVISLDSPNGNEDLLFSRNSNKITNIDPCHWSATFVLYGEDYGDYICTPSFQVQYDWFSGNGVSTSEESSWKYTGSYDYLVGCNGDNQGHSNADFPQYCWSPSSDTSSSSSSSTTTTTSSTSSTTSTSSTTSTSLRTTSTSSTSSTTTPSTSTTLSSSTASTSTSSTSTSLSSSTSSSTTSSTSTSSSSSTSSTTTPSTSTTLTSSTSSTSSTTSTTSSSSTLSSTTPSASSTSSTTSSTTTPSSSSTSSSLSTSTTLTSLSTTSTSSTSSTTTSSALTSSSSSTSSTTTSTTSTTSSSPTSSSTTPSTSSTKTTLSTTSTSSSSFSSTTSSTTSPSTLSTSSTTSSTTSPSTLSTSSTTSSTTIPSTSSAKNTSSTDSSTSSTTSLSTTLSTASTKSSVSTTSTSSISSTTISTTTSSTSFTTSLSSTSTLSFITSSSTSPSILSTSSSFNSTIPTTSCDTLSSSSKLSSGTSVTSVPTTSSTLSTTNSGNFSLGSSTILSTSKLHSSASSASLRFSSSESTISSGYLTSTTQATFLTTVTVPCSTLITTTTCTLNICTSYETAVSTNKVVTLERSSVLPSKSVSKLSSSSITDVVPATSSSASSNSVSKDRETTFFTTVTIPCSTLITTTTCTLNKCTAYPTTVSTNSVVISETTSKLPLETASEPATLVTSTKLPEEPKSQTPSSASTTATVCSGETCSTAPISRTSKTSATESTITSSSSSVHSTVQSTASSTSISVAIHSAIPSASVFVGGAGTYTPNVFVAFVISAIAFVI